The following coding sequences lie in one Corynebacterium anserum genomic window:
- a CDS encoding DEAD/DEAH box helicase yields MEFSHQVHALWPRGGGLHLWVERIEGHGVVTDVRDVEPGGLPDELLHLVQVRPLRVRGRQWLATPRGKLKNLPVPTVSFTPEQSLGVLAALACFVKEQRPQSGGSIPALSPEVVFLVDLYLFVCDVVQSGRVMLRMDRIDNEWFPRWMMSTAGDHLSVLQRFRESVPQVLSRNGAYDVVGQCADDLTHWATVRILRDKLGARDSIVGGGEIETPFVHSLVEGEPARRVTADTVSALNRWRTSAEDEASRVVLILSAPSDATVASPGTGKQTTSLPHEVGGTTDPDKVAIKVDAGEVDINDVRWRLDLAIGVNDGPVQPVIATEATDAQRTRLRRALDRICTAWPAFKARMQPVVHWLDEGVWYPPAEIVTANPSRDRVVSLGLTADDVHALLSSGIGKLSAAGVQVMVPRGWARVSPRVSVVANPVGTGAGSGKLGLDQLVDFQWDVSVDGEPVDGAIRREMMNSASGIVAVNGHFVYLDQAVLARTRGWFRQLAQANTQDKTQAEERAEDYLDTGAARITLREVLEAEALASAEQDSNGDHEFRIEAGGWLDRLFSTEPIDPPEPVAVPETVLTELRDHQRRGLNWLVWMYRHRLGAILADDMGLGKTLQVLALLAWEKDQVRDENQGLGPTLVVAPTSVVEAWKQETKRHVPHLRVLVDHGSARVADSQFVDVAGASDVVVTSYGTLSRNPERYGKLTWHRIVADEAQNIKNPATKQSSVVRSLKADHRIALTGTPVENRLSDLYAIMDFANPGILGSAAAFHNRLAIPVERYGDEAARERLKRLVQPFILRRLKTDATVGLHLPEKKDIVELIPLTHEQAALYEAFIKNMEEQLRAKQQSRRGMILGALVKIKQICNHPAHYAGDGSGLMRNGKHRSHKVRRLLEIVDAARADGRKVLIFTQFPSFGRMLIPELERRYAVNVPMLHGGSGRTARNAMVTQFQSPDGPPIMVLSVRAGGTGITLTEASVVVHIDRWWNPAVEDQATDRAYRIGQDKDVTVYKLVAKGTLDERIHDIISGKRELAGAVIGSGEGWIANLDDDDLKELWRLKTASEEALVGEAITTIGEQS; encoded by the coding sequence ATGGAGTTCAGTCATCAGGTGCACGCGTTGTGGCCTCGCGGTGGCGGATTACACCTGTGGGTGGAGCGTATTGAGGGGCACGGTGTGGTTACTGATGTCCGTGATGTGGAACCTGGAGGTCTACCGGATGAATTACTACACTTAGTGCAGGTCAGGCCGTTGCGTGTGAGGGGACGGCAATGGCTCGCCACTCCGCGGGGAAAGTTGAAAAATTTACCGGTTCCTACCGTGTCCTTTACACCGGAACAGTCTTTGGGTGTGCTCGCGGCGTTAGCTTGTTTTGTCAAGGAACAAAGGCCGCAATCTGGGGGGAGTATTCCCGCCCTCAGCCCGGAAGTTGTGTTCCTGGTTGACCTTTATTTGTTCGTGTGTGATGTAGTGCAGTCCGGGCGTGTCATGCTGCGCATGGACCGGATCGACAATGAGTGGTTTCCCCGATGGATGATGTCTACCGCAGGGGATCACCTGTCGGTTCTTCAACGTTTCCGCGAGAGCGTTCCGCAGGTTCTGAGCCGTAATGGTGCCTACGATGTGGTGGGCCAGTGCGCGGATGACCTTACACATTGGGCTACCGTCCGTATTCTTCGCGATAAGCTCGGTGCTCGCGATAGCATCGTTGGCGGGGGTGAAATAGAGACCCCCTTTGTGCACTCGTTGGTGGAGGGGGAACCCGCCCGCCGGGTCACGGCGGACACTGTGTCTGCTCTGAACCGTTGGCGTACCTCGGCGGAGGATGAAGCCTCTCGTGTTGTGCTTATTCTCTCTGCTCCGTCTGACGCGACTGTTGCCTCACCCGGCACTGGGAAGCAAACAACATCGTTGCCCCATGAGGTTGGCGGCACAACGGATCCTGACAAGGTAGCCATCAAGGTGGATGCAGGGGAGGTAGACATCAATGATGTGCGGTGGCGCCTAGACCTTGCAATAGGAGTAAATGACGGTCCTGTGCAGCCCGTCATTGCCACCGAGGCAACAGATGCCCAAAGGACGCGTTTGCGCAGGGCATTGGACCGCATATGCACTGCGTGGCCAGCGTTCAAGGCTCGGATGCAACCGGTAGTGCACTGGTTGGACGAGGGTGTCTGGTATCCCCCGGCGGAGATTGTGACGGCCAATCCATCACGAGACCGCGTTGTTTCCTTAGGCTTGACGGCGGATGATGTACACGCGCTGTTGTCCAGTGGTATCGGAAAGCTTTCTGCTGCCGGAGTGCAGGTTATGGTTCCGCGTGGATGGGCAAGGGTGAGTCCACGCGTGTCCGTTGTGGCCAATCCAGTGGGTACCGGTGCCGGGTCGGGAAAGCTTGGACTGGATCAACTGGTGGATTTCCAATGGGACGTGTCTGTTGACGGTGAACCAGTGGATGGCGCCATTCGCCGAGAGATGATGAACTCCGCAAGCGGCATCGTAGCTGTTAATGGACATTTTGTGTATCTTGATCAAGCTGTGCTTGCTCGCACACGTGGTTGGTTCCGTCAATTGGCTCAGGCAAACACACAAGATAAAACCCAGGCAGAAGAACGCGCTGAGGATTACCTAGACACAGGCGCCGCGCGCATAACCTTGCGGGAGGTGCTAGAGGCGGAAGCTTTGGCGTCGGCAGAACAAGATAGTAACGGCGACCACGAGTTTCGTATCGAGGCCGGTGGATGGCTGGACAGGCTGTTTTCGACAGAGCCTATTGACCCGCCTGAGCCTGTAGCTGTGCCGGAAACGGTGCTCACCGAACTGCGCGACCATCAGCGTCGAGGGCTGAATTGGCTCGTGTGGATGTATCGGCATAGGCTGGGGGCAATCCTTGCAGATGATATGGGGTTGGGAAAAACGCTGCAGGTGTTGGCCTTGCTTGCCTGGGAGAAAGATCAGGTGAGGGATGAAAATCAGGGGCTTGGGCCGACGCTCGTCGTCGCCCCAACGAGTGTCGTAGAAGCGTGGAAGCAGGAGACTAAGCGTCACGTGCCGCATCTTCGTGTGCTTGTTGATCACGGTTCCGCGAGGGTTGCGGATAGTCAGTTTGTTGACGTAGCAGGAGCATCAGATGTGGTGGTGACATCGTATGGCACGCTGTCGCGTAATCCAGAACGGTACGGCAAGCTGACCTGGCATCGGATAGTCGCCGACGAGGCTCAAAATATCAAGAATCCAGCAACCAAGCAGTCGAGTGTAGTGCGTTCTCTCAAAGCTGATCACCGTATAGCTCTAACCGGAACTCCAGTAGAAAACAGGCTCTCAGATTTGTACGCGATTATGGACTTCGCTAATCCGGGGATTCTAGGAAGTGCAGCGGCGTTTCATAATCGTTTGGCTATCCCTGTGGAGCGCTATGGCGATGAAGCGGCGCGCGAACGTCTCAAGCGGTTGGTACAGCCGTTTATCCTGCGACGTTTAAAAACCGACGCGACCGTGGGGCTACATCTTCCGGAGAAGAAAGACATTGTGGAGCTTATCCCCCTGACCCATGAGCAAGCTGCTCTCTATGAGGCGTTTATTAAGAACATGGAGGAACAGTTACGCGCTAAGCAGCAGTCGAGGCGCGGAATGATCCTCGGCGCGTTGGTGAAGATCAAGCAGATCTGTAATCATCCGGCTCACTATGCGGGCGATGGCTCTGGCTTGATGAGGAACGGTAAGCATCGATCGCACAAAGTGCGGAGACTCTTGGAGATTGTCGACGCAGCTCGTGCCGACGGGCGCAAGGTTCTGATATTTACGCAGTTCCCATCGTTTGGCCGCATGCTCATCCCCGAACTAGAACGGCGTTATGCGGTGAATGTTCCTATGCTCCATGGAGGTAGTGGCCGTACAGCGAGGAATGCTATGGTGACTCAGTTCCAATCGCCGGATGGCCCACCGATCATGGTGTTGTCAGTGCGCGCCGGTGGAACGGGGATCACCCTGACGGAAGCCAGCGTGGTGGTGCATATTGACCGCTGGTGGAATCCAGCGGTAGAGGATCAAGCTACTGACCGTGCCTACCGTATTGGCCAGGATAAAGATGTGACTGTTTATAAGCTGGTGGCTAAAGGGACGCTTGATGAGCGCATCCACGACATCATTTCCGGAAAGCGTGAGTTGGCTGGGGCTGTCATCGGATCAGGCGAAGGATGGATTGCGAACTTGGACGATGATGATCTTAAGGAGCTGTGGAGACTGAAAACAGCATCTGAAGAAGCGCTGGTCGGTGAGGCTATCACGACAATAGGAGAGCAATCCTGA
- the putP gene encoding sodium/proline symporter PutP, with protein sequence MVAYLIAMLLIGLYSFRKTDEYEDYMLAGRNLHPFPAALSAGASDMSGWLLMGLPGALYMLGFSELWMAIGLLIGATVNWWITAPRLRAYTEVANNSITLPSFLENRFQDRSHVLRVVSGIVILVFFTFYVSSGMVAGGRYFESTFDGDYMTGLIVIAGVTVAYTFIGGFLAVSYTDMVQGIIMFVSLILVPVIALITMDDPSAIWTFQREHAYGLGTIEPNPHWFSLFTGLSFVTIISNLAWGLGYFGQPHIIVRFMALRSPSDAKAGMRYGIGWMFLCLVGAIFVAIIAPAFFGMNPHISITDQTNFETIFLDMGRILFHPLIAGLVLTAVLAAIMSTISSQLLVVSSALIEDIYKGLINKNASDSALKNLSRLSVIAVAILAGVVAANPDSGILALVEFAWAGFGSSFGPVIVGALFWRRLNTPGAAAGLATGAVVAFIWGGLPAFGIIDKPFGLYEMIPGVAANIIVMVIVTLATKEPSQEITDTFDKAVALSKAAAADPEKDFDEAAAQIDTRSAPAT encoded by the coding sequence ATGGTGGCTTACCTGATCGCCATGCTGCTCATCGGTTTGTATTCCTTCAGGAAGACAGATGAGTACGAAGACTACATGCTGGCAGGACGTAACTTGCACCCATTCCCGGCGGCTCTGTCCGCGGGTGCATCGGACATGTCCGGGTGGCTTTTGATGGGTCTCCCCGGCGCCCTCTATATGCTTGGTTTCTCCGAGTTATGGATGGCTATCGGTCTACTCATCGGCGCAACGGTTAACTGGTGGATCACCGCTCCGCGCCTCCGGGCCTACACCGAGGTGGCGAATAACTCCATCACGTTGCCCTCTTTCCTAGAAAATCGTTTTCAGGATCGTAGCCACGTTCTCCGCGTGGTCTCTGGCATCGTGATCCTCGTGTTCTTCACCTTCTATGTCTCCTCCGGTATGGTTGCCGGTGGCCGATACTTTGAATCCACCTTTGACGGCGACTACATGACCGGGCTCATTGTTATTGCAGGAGTGACCGTAGCCTACACCTTCATCGGAGGTTTCCTCGCTGTCTCCTACACGGATATGGTCCAGGGCATCATCATGTTCGTGTCTCTCATTCTGGTGCCGGTCATTGCCCTCATAACCATGGATGATCCGAGCGCCATCTGGACTTTTCAACGAGAGCACGCTTATGGACTAGGTACCATCGAGCCAAATCCCCACTGGTTCTCCTTGTTCACCGGCCTATCCTTCGTCACCATCATTTCGAACCTCGCTTGGGGTTTGGGATATTTTGGTCAACCCCACATCATCGTTCGCTTCATGGCTCTGCGCAGCCCATCCGACGCTAAAGCGGGCATGCGTTATGGCATTGGCTGGATGTTCCTGTGCCTCGTCGGCGCTATTTTTGTAGCTATCATCGCGCCAGCTTTCTTCGGCATGAACCCCCACATTTCCATCACTGACCAGACCAACTTTGAAACGATTTTCCTGGATATGGGACGTATTCTGTTCCATCCTTTGATCGCCGGACTAGTTCTCACCGCTGTATTAGCCGCCATTATGTCCACGATCTCTTCCCAGCTACTGGTGGTTTCCTCAGCACTAATCGAGGACATCTACAAGGGCCTCATCAATAAAAATGCCTCCGATTCCGCGCTGAAGAACCTTTCCCGCCTGTCCGTCATTGCGGTTGCAATTTTGGCCGGAGTTGTTGCAGCCAATCCGGATTCCGGGATTCTCGCTCTCGTCGAATTCGCATGGGCAGGTTTCGGTTCCTCCTTCGGACCGGTGATCGTTGGAGCACTGTTCTGGCGCCGCCTCAACACCCCCGGGGCCGCCGCAGGCCTCGCTACTGGTGCGGTCGTCGCCTTCATCTGGGGTGGTCTCCCAGCCTTCGGGATCATCGACAAGCCATTCGGACTCTACGAAATGATCCCTGGTGTCGCAGCCAATATCATTGTCATGGTCATCGTTACCCTGGCCACCAAAGAGCCGTCCCAGGAGATAACTGACACCTTCGACAAGGCTGTGGCACTGTCCAAGGCCGCCGCAGCTGATCCTGAGAAAGACTTCGACGAGGCAGCAGCGCAGATTGATACCAGGAGTGCACCAGCCACGTAG
- a CDS encoding HNH endonuclease family protein, which yields MTIHNALRLPRRAFSFACVVAVVLVATVRVPAFHPFLHPSPPVELRARVEQALDVAHIIDRRLRVLGYERSLFGSGWAMTVTAEGTYLSTRDAVIQRAHRALAHDAREQRSLSNSQREQQGLDDYTGEAVTASAIEIDHIVPLAAAWDLGAHKWDMAQRRRFANDLALNLAATFSQLNREKSDATLSHWVPPDETRQCSYAARYLTVITEYGLDLPRDDAETARQVCHIR from the coding sequence ATGACCATTCATAATGCGCTTCGACTTCCCCGGCGGGCTTTTTCATTTGCCTGCGTGGTGGCTGTTGTGCTGGTAGCTACCGTGAGGGTTCCCGCTTTCCATCCTTTCCTGCACCCCAGCCCTCCTGTGGAACTGCGCGCAAGGGTAGAGCAAGCTTTGGACGTCGCTCATATCATTGATCGGCGTCTACGGGTCTTAGGGTATGAGCGTTCCTTGTTTGGATCGGGGTGGGCTATGACCGTCACAGCGGAAGGCACGTATCTCAGCACACGTGATGCGGTTATACAACGGGCACACCGTGCCTTAGCTCATGATGCAAGGGAACAGCGTTCCCTGTCCAACAGCCAGCGGGAACAGCAAGGTTTAGATGATTACACGGGTGAGGCAGTGACGGCGTCGGCGATCGAGATCGATCACATCGTTCCCCTCGCCGCTGCGTGGGATCTGGGAGCTCACAAGTGGGATATGGCACAAAGACGCCGTTTCGCTAACGACCTTGCCCTTAACCTCGCCGCGACCTTTTCCCAGCTCAACCGCGAGAAGTCCGACGCCACATTAAGCCACTGGGTACCACCAGACGAGACACGACAGTGCTCTTATGCTGCCCGTTACCTCACAGTCATCACCGAATATGGTTTGGATCTTCCTCGGGACGACGCAGAGACGGCACGGCAAGTCTGTCACATCCGTTAA
- a CDS encoding DEAD/DEAH box helicase — translation MSDTENVAGDVNKPVEDETSVAQNNLHNESNGERPLGVADVLGDTSNACENPATSAVDNATEHVNAETSEKTETANKVKDIADAAEEEPAEDDQGPKFDDLGLPEDILNAVKQVGFEQPSPIQAETIPVLMDGNDVVGLAQTGTGKTAAFALPILSRIEKEAHHPQALVLAPTRELALQVAESFQSFSQHLGGISVLPIYGGQSYGVQLSGLRRGAQIIVGTPGRVIDHLEKGSLDISNLRFMVLDEADEMLNMGFQEDVERILEDTPEEKQVALFSATMPNGIRRLSKQYLNSPVEITVKAAQRTSENIEQDYLLVSHRNKLDALTRILEVTEFEAMIMFVRTKNETEELAERLCARGFNAAAINGDIAQAQRERTVDQLKDGRLDILVATDVAARGLDVDRITHVFNYDIPHDTESYVHRIGRTGRAGRKGRAILFVTPRERRLLKAIERATKSRLNEIELPTVDEVNEARREKFNDALTESLGDPQMQVFRELVKNYAENNDVPMEDIAAALAAQMQSGEEFLMKEPPKTERPKRRREDRYGDDGRRGGGAARPFEERFNKKPPTVSDRHGNEFAVYRLNVGHRQRVRPGAIVGALANEGGLNSRDFGRISIFSEHSLVELPNDLPEDVFRLFDDTRVSGQLINIEPDPGAPAGRPGSHKRRDRGERNGGDRGGRTSGRGRYSDRDNRWENARGERSGRGGRNRFSDHGKDRGGFERQSRGRNDKFSNRRNDRKDRRDNRHWGNR, via the coding sequence ATGAGTGATACTGAAAACGTCGCCGGCGACGTAAACAAGCCGGTGGAAGACGAGACATCGGTAGCTCAGAACAATCTGCACAATGAGAGCAATGGCGAACGGCCACTAGGTGTGGCCGATGTGTTGGGGGATACCTCTAACGCATGCGAGAACCCTGCCACTAGCGCAGTAGACAACGCCACAGAGCATGTGAACGCAGAGACATCTGAGAAGACCGAGACTGCTAACAAGGTAAAAGACATCGCGGATGCCGCAGAAGAAGAGCCTGCAGAGGACGATCAAGGGCCAAAATTCGATGACCTGGGTCTTCCAGAAGACATCCTGAACGCCGTGAAACAGGTGGGCTTTGAGCAGCCTTCCCCAATACAGGCCGAAACCATCCCTGTTCTGATGGACGGCAATGATGTGGTGGGGTTGGCGCAGACCGGTACCGGTAAGACCGCTGCCTTCGCCCTGCCTATTCTCTCTCGGATTGAGAAAGAGGCGCACCATCCACAGGCGTTGGTGCTGGCACCGACTCGCGAGTTGGCCCTACAAGTGGCAGAGTCTTTCCAGTCATTTTCACAGCACCTCGGTGGTATTTCTGTCCTGCCCATCTACGGGGGCCAGTCCTATGGTGTTCAGCTCTCCGGACTGAGGCGTGGAGCTCAAATTATTGTGGGCACTCCCGGCCGCGTCATTGATCATCTGGAAAAGGGCAGCCTGGACATCTCAAACCTGCGCTTTATGGTTCTTGATGAGGCCGATGAGATGCTCAATATGGGTTTCCAAGAGGATGTTGAACGCATTCTGGAAGATACCCCGGAGGAAAAGCAGGTTGCTCTGTTCTCGGCAACCATGCCGAATGGGATCCGGCGCCTGTCTAAGCAGTACCTGAACTCTCCAGTGGAGATCACGGTGAAAGCTGCCCAACGCACGTCGGAGAATATTGAGCAGGATTATCTGCTCGTCAGCCACCGCAACAAGCTGGACGCGCTGACCCGTATTCTCGAGGTCACCGAGTTCGAAGCGATGATCATGTTCGTGCGCACTAAGAATGAGACTGAGGAGCTTGCCGAGCGTCTATGCGCCCGTGGTTTCAATGCCGCAGCTATCAATGGCGATATTGCGCAAGCGCAGCGCGAACGCACAGTAGATCAACTCAAGGATGGCAGGTTGGACATCCTTGTGGCTACCGACGTTGCGGCACGAGGTCTTGACGTAGACCGCATTACCCACGTCTTTAATTACGACATTCCTCACGATACTGAGTCCTATGTCCACCGCATTGGACGTACGGGCCGTGCGGGGCGTAAGGGACGCGCCATTCTCTTTGTTACCCCACGCGAACGGCGTCTGCTGAAGGCTATTGAACGCGCTACTAAGTCCCGTCTCAATGAGATCGAGCTGCCTACCGTCGATGAAGTTAATGAGGCGCGCCGGGAGAAATTTAATGACGCATTAACCGAGTCCCTCGGTGACCCGCAGATGCAGGTTTTCCGTGAACTAGTGAAGAACTATGCGGAAAACAACGATGTTCCAATGGAGGACATTGCTGCTGCGTTGGCTGCTCAGATGCAGTCAGGCGAGGAATTCCTGATGAAGGAACCGCCGAAGACCGAGCGTCCCAAGCGTCGACGTGAAGATCGTTATGGTGATGATGGTCGGCGCGGCGGTGGTGCTGCACGCCCATTTGAGGAGCGCTTTAATAAGAAGCCACCTACTGTAAGTGATCGCCACGGCAACGAGTTTGCGGTTTATCGCCTCAACGTTGGGCATCGCCAACGTGTTCGCCCGGGTGCCATTGTGGGCGCTTTGGCAAATGAAGGCGGCTTGAACTCCCGTGATTTTGGGCGCATCAGTATCTTCTCGGAGCACTCATTGGTGGAACTTCCTAATGACCTTCCAGAAGATGTATTCCGCCTGTTTGATGACACGCGTGTATCTGGACAATTGATCAATATAGAGCCGGATCCGGGTGCTCCAGCTGGTCGCCCAGGCAGCCATAAACGCCGTGATCGAGGTGAACGTAACGGTGGTGATCGCGGTGGACGCACCAGCGGTCGTGGCCGTTATAGCGACCGTGACAACCGGTGGGAGAACGCTCGTGGTGAGCGTTCCGGACGTGGTGGCCGGAACCGTTTCTCTGATCACGGAAAGGATCGCGGAGGTTTTGAGCGACAGAGCCGCGGACGCAACGATAAGTTCAGTAACCGCCGCAATGACCGCAAGGATCGTCGCGACAATCGACACTGGGGAAACCGCTAA
- a CDS encoding FAD-dependent oxidoreductase, with the protein MTDVAIVGGGLAGLAAARTLRTAGIRCTLFEATGTLGGRVKSERYDDIIVDKGFQLLNSWYPALKELLTPGEYSALNMRSFEAGIQSMTKQGPAFLGDPIRSPRIFAGIFKPSMRSAISIRDLMALRKWLGAELSHRTSLELRKISDSRRNKDLSMAQSLDRSGVTRQIRSAVMDPLMRAFLLDTDGETSSIYAKWVFATLLRGSATIPAQGMGDLSSLMSRVSGVTVELDTRVTRLKVVETTDQATGYVDVELGEHGRTERFSYVILAVPQAEEAALLGRNLSAMRGQDTFWFISDEPVCERGVITVDGTGDTPIASIAEVTAVAPDYAPKRHLVQGTVAYGGSPRALQESDVPDEQTMRRYMGQLLGVDSAAWELVTRHHIPNAHPVLSPRRATRAANEDVITRSHIALAGIQHANPTIDGALRSGQRAAKRVVELLGAS; encoded by the coding sequence ATGACTGATGTGGCAATCGTAGGCGGTGGCCTCGCCGGGCTGGCGGCAGCCCGCACCCTCCGAACAGCGGGGATTCGCTGCACTCTCTTCGAAGCAACGGGCACCCTCGGCGGCCGGGTCAAATCAGAACGCTACGACGACATCATCGTCGACAAGGGTTTTCAGCTACTTAACTCGTGGTATCCGGCTCTCAAAGAGCTGCTCACTCCGGGGGAATACTCGGCGCTCAATATGCGCTCTTTTGAAGCCGGCATCCAAAGTATGACCAAGCAGGGGCCGGCATTCCTGGGAGATCCAATACGTTCCCCCCGCATCTTCGCTGGGATCTTTAAGCCGAGCATGCGTTCAGCGATCAGCATTCGGGACCTCATGGCCCTACGCAAATGGCTCGGCGCCGAGCTTTCGCATCGAACCTCGCTGGAATTGCGGAAGATATCCGATTCTCGACGCAACAAAGACCTAAGCATGGCTCAAAGCCTGGATCGCTCTGGGGTAACACGACAAATAAGAAGCGCGGTCATGGACCCTCTCATGCGCGCGTTCCTGTTGGATACAGATGGTGAAACGTCGTCAATCTACGCCAAGTGGGTATTTGCCACGTTATTGCGAGGATCTGCAACCATTCCAGCGCAAGGGATGGGTGACTTATCGAGCCTCATGAGCCGGGTTTCTGGAGTCACGGTGGAACTCGACACGCGCGTTACTCGCTTAAAAGTGGTGGAGACGACCGATCAGGCCACGGGATACGTCGATGTGGAGCTAGGGGAGCACGGACGTACAGAGCGTTTTTCATACGTGATCCTCGCGGTGCCTCAGGCTGAAGAAGCTGCTTTGTTGGGGCGCAACCTCTCGGCGATGCGCGGGCAGGACACATTCTGGTTTATTTCAGACGAACCGGTGTGCGAGCGCGGAGTTATTACCGTTGATGGAACAGGTGACACCCCGATCGCATCCATCGCAGAAGTGACTGCAGTGGCTCCTGACTATGCGCCGAAGCGCCATCTGGTGCAAGGAACAGTTGCATATGGTGGTAGCCCGCGAGCACTACAAGAAAGCGATGTGCCAGACGAACAGACAATGCGGCGTTATATGGGTCAATTGCTCGGTGTGGATTCTGCGGCATGGGAACTCGTCACCAGGCACCACATTCCGAATGCTCACCCTGTTTTATCGCCACGACGAGCCACCCGCGCCGCGAATGAAGATGTCATCACCCGTAGCCACATAGCGTTGGCGGGTATTCAACACGCGAATCCAACGATTGACGGGGCTCTGCGCAGCGGTCAGCGGGCTGCAAAGCGCGTAGTGGAGTTACTGGGTGCCTCATAG
- a CDS encoding carboxylesterase/lipase family protein, producing MNSGIPGVGDSTAHRPIDVHVDGGVVRGVVMEGVRTWRGVPYGVAERWKAPGPVEWQGVWPADDYGSVAPQTTYTWKDTVVGDEDCLNLDIVRPDSDEQLPVVVYLHGGGFFAGASHTAVLRGFSFARQVNCVYVAINFRLGVCGYLDMSALDISGSEDLEPNPALKDQLLALKWVQKNIAQFGGDPGRVTLMGESAGGSAASALMASPLVEGLFHRVILQSAPVMTVHTRGLSTVWARKLVQYAGFAPRTVSMGELKDLPAGELVRAGQQMLWRGRGLWELNSCFGNTVDGNALPEHPLQIFGSEKQARVPLLIGTNNDELSAAQVLFFSKSRRAEAARRMLLAHDPDLAADVEKAYGDLGNRGAFALFLADAVFWAQSVRLAELHAQAGELVWMYRFDYAPAVLRRLGIGAMHSMELSALFGDAQASRARILLGSEMDCVTEQMQEAWSQFVWGGSPGWDRYCAPARTTKIFEIDSYTVDDPRRDFREVWENFRMSGWNGEPELIPFPRPGR from the coding sequence GTGAATTCTGGGATACCTGGTGTGGGAGATTCTACTGCGCACCGCCCTATCGATGTGCACGTAGATGGCGGGGTGGTGCGCGGTGTGGTGATGGAGGGTGTGCGCACGTGGCGAGGCGTTCCCTACGGGGTGGCGGAGCGTTGGAAGGCTCCGGGGCCAGTGGAATGGCAAGGGGTCTGGCCAGCGGATGACTATGGAAGCGTGGCACCGCAGACCACCTACACTTGGAAAGATACTGTGGTGGGCGATGAGGATTGCTTGAACCTTGATATCGTGCGACCAGATAGTGATGAACAGCTTCCGGTGGTTGTTTACTTACATGGCGGAGGTTTCTTTGCCGGGGCGAGCCACACTGCCGTACTGCGCGGGTTTAGTTTTGCTCGGCAGGTCAATTGCGTCTATGTGGCGATAAATTTTCGCTTGGGCGTATGTGGATACCTCGATATGAGTGCGTTGGATATCAGCGGTAGTGAGGATCTGGAACCGAACCCTGCGCTGAAAGATCAACTGTTGGCCTTGAAATGGGTACAGAAAAATATTGCCCAGTTTGGTGGAGATCCAGGCCGTGTGACACTCATGGGAGAATCTGCCGGCGGTTCTGCGGCCAGTGCTTTGATGGCTAGCCCTCTTGTTGAGGGGCTCTTCCACCGGGTGATTCTGCAGTCAGCGCCGGTGATGACCGTGCATACCAGGGGATTGTCCACGGTGTGGGCGCGGAAACTTGTTCAGTATGCGGGCTTTGCTCCCCGGACTGTGAGCATGGGAGAGCTGAAGGATTTGCCGGCCGGTGAGTTAGTGCGCGCCGGGCAGCAAATGTTGTGGCGGGGGCGGGGTTTGTGGGAGCTGAACTCTTGTTTTGGTAACACGGTGGACGGTAATGCACTCCCGGAGCACCCTCTGCAGATTTTTGGTTCGGAGAAGCAAGCGAGAGTTCCATTGCTGATTGGTACTAACAATGATGAGCTCAGTGCCGCCCAGGTGTTGTTCTTTTCGAAAAGTCGCCGTGCTGAGGCGGCGCGTAGGATGCTGCTGGCGCATGATCCGGATCTGGCGGCTGATGTGGAAAAAGCTTATGGGGATTTGGGTAACCGAGGGGCTTTTGCCTTGTTCTTGGCGGATGCGGTTTTCTGGGCTCAGTCAGTGCGTTTAGCGGAGTTACATGCACAGGCGGGTGAGCTGGTTTGGATGTATCGATTTGATTATGCGCCGGCCGTGTTGCGGCGTTTGGGAATCGGTGCGATGCATTCGATGGAGTTATCTGCGTTATTTGGCGACGCACAAGCCTCTAGGGCGCGCATTCTCTTGGGGTCAGAGATGGATTGTGTGACGGAACAGATGCAAGAGGCATGGTCTCAGTTTGTTTGGGGTGGATCGCCTGGCTGGGATAGATATTGTGCGCCCGCGCGTACGACGAAGATTTTCGAAATTGATTCCTACACTGTCGATGACCCGCGCAGAGATTTTCGCGAGGTTTGGGAGAACTTTCGTATGAGTGGTTGGAATGGGGAGCCGGAGTTAATTCCGTTTCCCCGTCCGGGACGCTAG